The following proteins come from a genomic window of Anaerobutyricum hallii:
- a CDS encoding CHC2 zinc finger domain-containing protein has product MNVFEAVKQSVTTRQAAEHYGIRVNRNGMACCPFHNDKTPSMKLDKRFHCFGCGADGDVIDFVAALYGLGKKEAAAQLASDFGLAYEDWKPPGRARKPKPRQKSPEEQFREAKAHCFRVLADYLHLLRVWKTDYAPHSPEEAFHPRFVEALQKQAHVEYLLDVLLFGDTEEIASLITEHGKDVIQLEQRMAELAAADAARTKKHHERHAAAPER; this is encoded by the coding sequence TTGAATGTATTTGAAGCTGTGAAGCAGTCCGTTACGACAAGACAGGCTGCGGAGCATTACGGAATCCGGGTAAACAGAAACGGGATGGCTTGCTGCCCGTTCCACAACGATAAGACCCCCAGCATGAAGCTGGACAAGCGTTTCCACTGCTTCGGATGTGGTGCAGATGGGGATGTGATTGATTTTGTAGCTGCCCTGTACGGGCTGGGGAAAAAGGAAGCCGCCGCACAGTTGGCGAGTGACTTCGGGCTTGCCTATGAGGACTGGAAGCCACCGGGCAGGGCAAGGAAGCCCAAGCCCCGGCAGAAATCCCCGGAAGAACAGTTCCGGGAAGCAAAGGCACATTGCTTCCGTGTCCTTGCCGATTATCTACACCTCTTACGGGTATGGAAAACCGACTATGCCCCGCACTCCCCGGAGGAAGCGTTTCATCCCCGGTTCGTGGAAGCCTTGCAGAAGCAAGCCCATGTGGAATATCTGCTGGATGTGCTGCTGTTTGGGGATACGGAGGAAATCGCTTCACTGATTACGGAACATGGAAAGGATGTGATACAGCTTGAACAGCGAATGGCAGAGCTTGCCGCCGCAGACGCAGCAAGAACTAAAAAACACCATGAACGCCATGCAGCCGCCCCAGAGCGTTGA
- the mobQ gene encoding MobQ family relaxase: protein MPCPHNEISIVQRSHRQSAVAAAAYQSGEKLFCEYDQEVKHYPEKRGIVHNEILLPANAPLEYTDRNTLWNAAEAVEKQWNSQLARRWVLSIPREIPPDQYAALVRDFCRQQFVSKGMCVDFAIHDKGDGNPHAHVMLTMRAMDERGKWLPKSRKVYELDKNGERIKLPSGRWKSHKEDTVDWNDRKYGEIWRHEWEVIQNRYLEANNRPERVDLRSYERQGLDIIPTVHEGAAVRQMEKRGIQTNIGNLNREIKAANSLMKSIRQLIKNLKGWIAELSEKRNELLAQKAAEEAVFLPNLLMKYMEIRKAERSSWTRAGQSRGTSKDLKAVSEALSYLQRKGLSTVEDLENFIETSGKSAADYRKQMKPKETRSNVIDAILAARTDCKECKPVYEKYQKIFFKKTKEKFKLEHPEVARFEKASAYLAKHPDDKDSTKKELLQEQAKLVDEIADLKVPLTEVQEDLKKLWDIRYWVRKATPGTEESKEPPKKQPLKEVLQDKADEKRAQKNAPAQTKHKQQDMEL, encoded by the coding sequence ATGCCCTGTCCACACAACGAAATCTCTATTGTGCAGCGCAGCCACCGCCAGTCTGCGGTTGCCGCCGCTGCTTACCAGAGCGGCGAAAAGCTGTTCTGTGAATATGACCAGGAAGTAAAACACTACCCGGAAAAGCGTGGTATCGTCCACAATGAAATCCTGCTCCCGGCAAACGCTCCCCTGGAGTACACAGACCGCAACACCCTCTGGAACGCTGCCGAAGCTGTTGAGAAGCAATGGAACTCCCAGCTTGCAAGGCGGTGGGTGCTTTCCATTCCCAGAGAGATACCGCCCGACCAGTACGCCGCCCTTGTACGGGATTTCTGCCGCCAGCAGTTTGTTTCCAAAGGAATGTGCGTGGATTTTGCCATCCATGACAAAGGGGACGGAAACCCACACGCCCATGTCATGCTGACCATGCGGGCAATGGATGAGCGTGGGAAATGGCTTCCCAAGAGCCGCAAGGTCTATGAACTTGATAAGAACGGGGAACGAATCAAGCTCCCGTCCGGCAGGTGGAAAAGCCACAAGGAAGATACGGTTGACTGGAACGACCGCAAATATGGCGAAATCTGGCGGCATGAATGGGAGGTCATCCAAAACCGCTATCTGGAAGCCAACAACCGCCCGGAACGAGTAGATCTCCGTTCTTACGAAAGACAGGGGCTTGATATTATCCCTACCGTCCATGAAGGGGCTGCTGTCCGGCAGATGGAAAAGCGTGGGATTCAGACGAACATCGGCAACCTGAACCGAGAAATCAAAGCCGCCAATAGTTTGATGAAGTCCATCCGGCAGCTTATTAAAAATCTCAAAGGCTGGATTGCGGAGCTTAGCGAAAAGCGGAATGAACTGCTTGCCCAAAAAGCTGCGGAGGAAGCGGTCTTTCTTCCCAATCTGCTGATGAAGTATATGGAGATACGAAAGGCAGAACGGAGCAGCTGGACACGGGCGGGACAAAGCCGGGGGACTTCCAAAGACTTAAAGGCAGTCAGCGAAGCCCTGTCCTATCTCCAGAGAAAGGGACTTTCCACCGTGGAGGATTTGGAAAACTTTATAGAAACGTCCGGGAAATCTGCCGCCGACTACCGAAAGCAGATGAAGCCAAAGGAAACCCGCAGCAACGTGATTGACGCTATCCTTGCCGCCCGGACGGACTGTAAGGAATGTAAGCCCGTTTATGAGAAATACCAGAAGATATTTTTCAAGAAAACTAAGGAAAAATTCAAGCTGGAACACCCGGAGGTTGCCCGGTTTGAGAAAGCCAGTGCCTACCTTGCCAAGCACCCGGACGATAAGGACAGCACGAAAAAGGAGCTTTTGCAGGAACAGGCGAAGCTTGTGGACGAAATCGCAGACTTGAAAGTACCGTTGACCGAGGTGCAGGAAGATTTGAAGAAGCTGTGGGACATCCGCTACTGGGTACGGAAAGCCACACCCGGCACAGAGGAAAGCAAAGAGCCGCCCAAGAAGCAGCCCCTCAAAGAAGTCTTGCAGGATAAGGCTGACGAGAAGAGAGCACAGAAAAACGCCCCGGCGCAGACGAAACACAAACAACAGGATATGGAACTTTAA